One genomic window of Boudabousia tangfeifanii includes the following:
- the fdxA gene encoding ferredoxin: MTYVIAQPCVDVKDRACVAECPVDCIYEGERTLYIHPDECVDCGACEPVCPTEAIYYEDDLPEQWSDYYRANVDFFKDLGSPGGAFNTGVLDFDDPMIAALPPQNEEYRAEHGLE; the protein is encoded by the coding sequence ATGACCTATGTAATCGCACAACCCTGTGTTGATGTTAAAGACCGTGCTTGTGTCGCAGAGTGCCCCGTGGACTGTATTTATGAAGGGGAACGTACCCTTTATATTCATCCAGATGAGTGTGTAGACTGCGGCGCCTGCGAACCTGTTTGCCCCACGGAAGCTATTTATTATGAGGATGATCTTCCTGAGCAGTGGAGCGATTACTATCGGGCAAATGTTGATTTCTTTAAGGACCTAGGCTCTCCTGGCGGCGCCTTCAATACGGGTGTGTTAGATTTTGACGATCCCATGATCGCAGCCTTGCCGCCGCAGAATGAGGAGTATCGAGCAGAGCATGGTTTGGAATAG
- a CDS encoding VanW family protein, translating into MPKDSPKGTSTSNKNTSIQGTDKQSKEARSGWSRLVLPIGIVSICALSYLGVAWAVSDKIPAGISVFGLSLGNEKADDAIAQLEAKAQEREQQEITVTAGEKEAKTTAQKLGISIDARETLAELTGFSLNPRRIWQHFANHPVAELAVKTDQEKQNAELKNIANALNTDVENANLSFAQTEVNVSPAVSGIQVDEAKTFQKILVAWQQDELTVAADYSEVGPKITTEQAEDEKNKLAQPIVAGNVQLKLPEGTLEVEPTLITANTTFDNSGDKLVMNTNWEEIAKTLRQSHQNLLPEPVSASFAFDGGVPKVVPGKVGKTIIPQELQKSMETAWLSANRQADLTVTEQTPEFDDQAASGMGVKEVVGEFTTPYYSEPGRDQNLRRGMTQITGKLIKPGETFSLEKALGDISEANGYANAGVISDGMHIDAMGGGLSQVCVTTLNAAFFAGLDIVEHKPHSKYFRRYPAGRECTLWTGTHDLKVKNNTPHGVVLWGQAEGGKMTVKAWSTKYWEVKESTSDHRNIVKPKTEYRLDRNCEPSGAGNAGFTVRVTREITHDGKPGEPIDWTWTYQPDNRIVCGPRPKPKPKKKQTVNKEKSAQSKNKDAKAKSDKSKK; encoded by the coding sequence ATGCCAAAAGATTCCCCTAAAGGGACAAGCACTAGCAATAAGAACACCAGTATTCAGGGGACTGACAAACAGTCGAAAGAAGCCAGATCTGGCTGGAGTAGACTCGTCCTGCCTATTGGAATTGTGTCGATTTGTGCGCTTTCTTATTTAGGAGTGGCTTGGGCGGTTTCCGACAAGATTCCTGCTGGGATTTCTGTTTTTGGTCTCTCATTGGGCAATGAGAAGGCAGATGATGCGATTGCTCAGTTGGAGGCAAAGGCGCAAGAACGTGAACAACAGGAAATTACTGTTACCGCAGGTGAAAAAGAAGCAAAAACTACTGCGCAAAAGTTGGGGATTTCGATTGATGCTCGTGAGACCTTAGCTGAATTGACTGGTTTTTCTCTAAATCCCCGTCGAATTTGGCAGCATTTTGCTAACCATCCCGTGGCAGAGTTGGCAGTGAAAACTGACCAAGAAAAACAAAATGCTGAGTTAAAAAATATTGCAAACGCGCTAAATACAGACGTAGAGAATGCAAACCTCAGTTTTGCTCAAACTGAAGTAAATGTGTCACCTGCGGTTTCTGGAATTCAAGTTGACGAAGCTAAGACATTTCAAAAGATCCTAGTAGCTTGGCAACAAGATGAACTGACCGTAGCAGCAGATTATTCGGAAGTCGGGCCGAAGATTACTACCGAGCAGGCTGAGGATGAAAAAAATAAATTGGCCCAACCCATCGTTGCTGGAAATGTTCAGCTAAAACTACCTGAAGGCACTTTAGAGGTAGAGCCTACTTTAATCACAGCGAACACTACTTTCGATAACTCCGGTGACAAGTTGGTTATGAACACCAATTGGGAAGAAATAGCAAAGACTCTTCGTCAATCACATCAAAATCTATTGCCAGAGCCAGTTTCTGCAAGTTTCGCTTTTGACGGCGGCGTGCCTAAGGTAGTGCCGGGCAAAGTGGGAAAAACTATTATTCCCCAAGAACTGCAAAAATCAATGGAAACAGCTTGGCTCAGTGCAAACCGACAAGCTGATTTGACAGTGACTGAACAAACTCCAGAATTTGATGACCAGGCTGCTAGTGGAATGGGAGTGAAAGAAGTAGTAGGGGAGTTCACTACCCCGTACTATTCTGAACCTGGAAGAGACCAGAACCTACGCCGTGGGATGACGCAGATTACTGGAAAGCTGATCAAACCGGGAGAAACCTTTTCGCTAGAAAAAGCGCTTGGAGATATTTCTGAAGCTAACGGTTACGCCAATGCTGGGGTTATTTCCGATGGTATGCACATTGATGCCATGGGCGGTGGGTTGTCTCAAGTTTGTGTAACTACGCTCAATGCGGCATTTTTTGCTGGTCTAGATATCGTTGAACATAAGCCTCATTCTAAGTACTTCCGTCGTTATCCAGCGGGTCGTGAATGTACCCTTTGGACGGGAACTCACGATTTGAAGGTGAAAAATAATACTCCCCACGGGGTAGTTTTATGGGGGCAGGCTGAGGGCGGAAAAATGACCGTGAAGGCTTGGTCTACCAAGTACTGGGAGGTTAAAGAATCTACCAGTGATCATCGAAATATTGTGAAACCGAAGACAGAATATCGGCTAGATAGAAATTGCGAACCATCTGGAGCTGGTAATGCTGGTTTCACAGTAAGAGTTACTCGTGAGATTACCCATGATGGTAAGCCTGGGGAACCAATCGATTGGACTTGGACGTACCAGCCTGATAATCGAATTGTTTGTGGACCAAGGCCAAAACCGAAGCCAAAAAAGAAACAGACTGTGAATAAAGAAAAGTCGGCGCAATCAAAAAACAAAGATGCGAAGGCAAAATCAGACAAATCTAAGAAGTAA